One Cystobacter ferrugineus genomic window, GGACGTCGCCGTGGTGCCGCGTTTCTGGGGCACCATGGAGCACCCGGGCATCGTCGCGATGGGTCAGCCGCTCACCCTCATCACGCCCGGCCAGGAGACGCTCGAGCGGCGCCAGCGCTACGCCACCATCCTCGGGCACGAGCTGGGTCACTACTGGTTCGGCGACGTCGTCACCTGCCGCTGGTGGGACGACGTGTGGCTCAACGAGTCCTTCACGAGCTGGCTCGATCGCAAGACGATGGACGGCTTCGCTCCCTCCTGGGGACTGGGCCGCGAGTTCAGCGCGAACGCGCTCGCGCACGCGATGGGCACGGACTCGCTCGTGAACACACCCCCGGTGCGCAAGCCGGTGGCGAGCAACGACGACATCATCGGCGCCTTCGACAACGGGACCACCTACTCCAAGGGCTCCGCCGTGCTGGGGATGCTGGAGCCGTGGCTCGGCGAGGAGCGCGTGCGCGACGTGATGCGCGAGCACGTGCGCACCCACGCCTGGAAGACGGCCACCTCGGACGACTTCCTGCGGACGCTGGGGGAGGTCGCCGGAGCGGACGCCGCGCGCGTCTTCAAGAGCTTCGTGGATCAGCCCGGCGTCCCACGCATCCAGGGGGAGCTGGAGTGCCAACCCGGTGCCCCCGCGCGGCTGCGGCTGCGCCAGGAGCGCTTCTGGCCCGCCGGCTCCCAGGGCGCGCGGGGCCAGACGTGGGCGGTGCCGGTGTGCGTGCGCGCCGGTACCGGAAGCCAGGCCGAGCGCGGCTGCACGCTGCTCACTCAGGCCGAGGGCGAGTTGCGGCTCGAGGCGCCCGGCTGCCCGCGCTGGGTGCTGCTCAACGCGGACGGCCGCGGCTACTACCACTCCGGGTACGCACGCCCGCTGCTGGACGCCCTGCTCGGGGCCCCCGCGGGAACGCTGAGCGAGGACGAGCGGCTCGCGCTGCTCTCCGACGTGCGGGCGGGCGTCTCGCGCGGGGACCTGCGCACCGGAGAGGCGCTGCGTGCCGTTCCCGCCACGGCGAAGGACCCGAGCCGGCTCATCGTGCAGCGCGGCCTGCAACTGCTCGAGGGCGTGCGGGTGGACCGGCTCTCCGAGGAGGACCGCGCCCGCTACCGGGCGTGGATCCGCGGCCTCTACGCACCGCGGGCCCGGACGCTCGGATGGGTGGCCAGGCCCGGTGAGGACGAGAGCCAGCAGCGGCTGCGCCTGCTGCTGCTGTCGCTGGCGGCGGGCGTGGGCGAGGACCCCGTGCTGAGCCGGGAGGCCGCGCGGCTGGGCCGGGCGTGGCTCGCGGACCGCGACGCGGTGAAGGAAGACGTGGCCCGAGCGGCGCTGCGGGTCGCCGCGAAGCGGGGCGACCGGGCACTGTTCGACTCGCTGCTCACGCAGGCGCGCGGCGCGAAGGACCGCCGCGAGCGCTCGGTGCTGCTCACCCTGCT contains:
- a CDS encoding M1 family metallopeptidase; the encoded protein is MRRLPLLLLALGLLHCTHAPPAAPPGSAPAATAAPAAAAYPEPAPPALRLPDTVRPVRYALELTLLPQEATYPGTVSIDVEVRAPVRQVWLHAQDVRVSSARVELEGHGIEARIATADTGRLGLLLPEELPVGRARLVLRFTGQVERTRSQGLYGETEAGEPYLYTFFEPIDARRAFPCFDEPTFKVPWQLTFTVKESHVAAANAPAVREEPLPGGLKRVTFAESKPMPSYLVAFMVGPFDVVEAGTVGRTPVPLRFIVPRGRGPETAYAASVTPRIVQVLEDFFDQTYPFEKLDVAVVPRFWGTMEHPGIVAMGQPLTLITPGQETLERRQRYATILGHELGHYWFGDVVTCRWWDDVWLNESFTSWLDRKTMDGFAPSWGLGREFSANALAHAMGTDSLVNTPPVRKPVASNDDIIGAFDNGTTYSKGSAVLGMLEPWLGEERVRDVMREHVRTHAWKTATSDDFLRTLGEVAGADAARVFKSFVDQPGVPRIQGELECQPGAPARLRLRQERFWPAGSQGARGQTWAVPVCVRAGTGSQAERGCTLLTQAEGELRLEAPGCPRWVLLNADGRGYYHSGYARPLLDALLGAPAGTLSEDERLALLSDVRAGVSRGDLRTGEALRAVPATAKDPSRLIVQRGLQLLEGVRVDRLSEEDRARYRAWIRGLYAPRARTLGWVARPGEDESQQRLRLLLLSLAAGVGEDPVLSREAARLGRAWLADRDAVKEDVARAALRVAAKRGDRALFDSLLTQARGAKDRRERSVLLTLLGSFEDRALLGEALGLVAGSEFDVRETVEILRTALDGEDSRAQAWAFYRENFDRLAERMRSDELGNLIEDVGVLCDSAQRAEAEALLGPRAKRIEGGPRALARALESISLCVESEARNAPSVREFLRARGRSE